TGGTTTTTTACCTAACTTCTCAATTAGTAAATCCTCTGGGCTCTTGAATGGGCTTTGGTTTAACGCTACGGCTACATCAGAAGCCGTTAGGAAATTACTCCTATATTCCAGCCATTGATTACTTTTCTGTTTAGCGTCAGACGAAACCTCTAAGTCTTTTTTGATTAACTGAATTGTAGCCGAACTTACCACATCCTGTGATTTGACGCCGCGCTTAACCCTTTCCCGTCCTCTCAATCAGCTCAATCCATATCCCATTGGGGTCCTTGAGGAATGCCAGTTTCGTCGCCGAGCCGGGTAGCGAATAAGGCTCCTTCGCGATTTCGACGCCCGCCTTGCGGGCCTCCGCGACGAGCGCGGCTACGTCGGGGACATAGAACGCGAGGTGGTCCAGCTCGTCGCCCGCGTTCCAGTCCTGCTTGTCCCACCACCAGGTCAGCTCGAGCAGCGCGCCGGTGGCGGGGTCTTCGAGGAAGGCTATGTCAGCGCGGGTGCTCTCGATCGGATGGCGCCGCTCGAGCCGCATCCCGAGCCAGCGCTCGTAGAAGGCGATGCTCGCCTCCATGTCGCGGACGGTGATGGAGGTGTGCGCGAAGCCCATGCTTCACAGCGTTTTGCGGCCGGGGCGCCAGCAGCCGCGACGGAGACGCCAGACTCCGGCGCTAGGCTGCGCCCAGGCGGCCGGGCTCATAGTGTCTTCCGGCCCGGCCGCCAGCTGGCGGGGCACGATTTCCCGGTCTGCAAAGCTTGCAGCAGCCGCACGATTTCGTCAATGTTGCGGCCGGTGCCGGCGGGGTAGACCGAGTAGGCGCGGACGATGCTCCGGTCGTCGATGATGAAGGTGCCGCGGAGCGCCATCCCGGCGCGCTCGTCGAGGACGCCGTAGGCGCGGCTGGTGCGCAGCGAGGGGTCCTCGAGCAGGGGGTAGCCCAGCTTGTCGATGCCGCCGCGCGTGCGCGGGCGCTCCATCCACGCCTGATGGCTCTGCTTCGAGTCGGTCGAGCAGCCGATGACCTGCGCGCCCGCCTGCTCAAAGTCGCGCAGTCGGCGGTTGAGGGCGTGCAGCTCGGTCGGGCAAAGGCCCGAAAAATCGCGCGGATAGAAGAACAGGACGGTCCAGTGGCCGCGCTTGCAGTTCTCCACCAGGCTCACCAGCCGCTCCTCGAACCGCTTCTTGCGCGGGTTCCAGCGAATTGCGGCGCCCTCGAACTCGGGCGCCGGCTGTCCCATCTCTGCCTGCTCGTCTGCCATCGCTGCCTCGCGGGAGCGGGGGAGTCCGGTGCCGCTTTAAGCCGTTGGCGCGAAGTCGCGCACCGCCTCGATGACCGTCCCGACGTCGTCCTCCGAGAGGCCGGGATGCACCGGCAGGGATAGCACGCGCGCGGGTAGCGCCGCCGCCCGCGGCGTCGGCGCGGCAAACTCCGCCAGTGGCCGCGCCTCGTAGAGCAGCGAGGGATAGTAGACGCCGCTGCCGATGTCGCGCTGCGCGAGGTGTTCGCGCAGCGCGTCGCGCGCGTCAGACTGGATGGTGTACTGGTGGAAGACATGACCGCGCCGTTCCTCGGGAACCTGCACGCAGTCGGCCAGCTCCGCGCTGTAGCGCCGCGCGTTGGCGCGGCGCGCCGCGTTGTAGCCGTCGAGCTTGCGCAGCTGCACACGGCCAATCGCGGCGGCGATATCAGTCATGCGGTAGTTGAACCCCAGCTGCAGATGCTCGTACCGCTCGCCCTGCCCGTGCGCGCGCAATTGCACTACCGCCGCGGCGACCTCGTCGTCGTCGGTCGTCACCATGCCGCCCTCGCCGGTGGTCATGTTCTTGGTGGGGTAGAAGCTGAAGCAGCCCGCGAGTCCGTGCGACCCCGCACGGCCACCCGCGTCGGCACCGTGCGCCTGGCAGGCGTCCTCGATGATGGGCACCGCAGCGCACGCCTCCCGCAGCGCGTCCATGTCACACAGCTCGCCGTAGAGGTGGACCGGCATCACCGCCTTCGTGCGCGGGGTGATGGCGGCCGCGACCGCCGCGGGGTCGAGCGTGTAGCCGTCACGTTCGAGGTCGACGAAGACCGGCTTCGCGCCCGCCATGCGGATGCTCGACGCGGAGGCAAAGAACGAGAAGGGAGTCGTGATGACCTCGTCGCCCGGGCCGACACCCGCCGCGAGCAGCGCCAGATGCAGTGCGGTGGTGCCGTTGGTCGTCGCGAGCGCGTGCTTCGTCCCGCAATAAGCGGCGAACTCGGCCTCGAACGCCGCCACTTCAGGGCCTTGCGCCAGCGAGCCCGAGCCGAGGACGCGTGCGACCTCGCGCTGCTCCTCGTCGCCGATTAGCGGCTTCGCAATCGAAATCATCACCACACCACGTCCGGCGAGCCATTTAATGGCGCTGGCGGAGGGGTGTTGCAACCACCCCGCAAAGTCCCGGAAAGGTGGTACCTAATGAATGATTTAACTATAAAACGTTACCGAAATTATTAAATAGACCTTTCTACACCCCATGACTGGTGTCCACCAATGTTTGAAGACACGAACATGAAGGCCGTCAGTGCCGAGGTCATGGGAACCTTTTTCCTGGTTTTCATAGGCCTCACTGCTTTCGGCGCGCTTGGTGGGGGTTTCGAGGGGGCTTTTGCCTTCGGTGTAACCCTCATGGTCCTGATGCACGTCATGGGACCCATATCTGGATGTCACCTCAACCCTGCGGTGTCCATCGGGAATTTTATGTCGAACAAGATGTCGCAGGACGATGCGATTGCATATGTCCTAGCGCAGATTGGCGGTGCGTTCATCGGCTTCGCAGCGATAGGAGGGACTTTCAGCGTCCTGACGGGTGACATGTTCGCCCTTGGCGCTGCAGCGGTCGGCACGGCCTTCTTCGTGCTGGTCCTACTCTCGACCTCCGACCCCTGGGCTGTCGGCGGCACGCTGTTCGTGGTAACCGCGATGGCGGGCGGCTTCAATGAAGTCAACCCCGGTGTCCTCGCTGGTGGCGGTCTTCACACCGTCGTGCTGGTCGATAATGGCGAGATAACTACCTCGGCCACGTACGCCATGGTCGGCGGCGTCATTGGCGCCGTAGCTGGCTGGGCCGTCAAGGACAACGTCCTCGACTAGAACACACACCTTCGGGGCTTGCGTCCCCCAAACCCGTGTCCCGCCTTCGGGCGGGGCACACCATTTTTTTCCAGTTCGGCTGCGCATTATGGCAGCCGCTGGCCGAGTGAAACGAGGCCAGAAAGGCTGCGCCCGTGGCGCACCTTGCGCTACAGTGATATATCGAAATAACCGCGCAGCACGATTGCCACTCCGTACGAGAGCAGCGCCACACCGCCCGAGATGGCGCACATCTCGAGGAAGCGGCGGCGGAATGGCTGGTTCTGTGCCACGGAGACGTAGTAGTTGAACGCGCCGACTATGCCGACGCCAATCAGCAGCGTCGCGCCGAGCGCCTGGTGCAGCACCGATAGTCCCAGCAGCTCGGGGCTGTCGGGCCGCAGCGCGAGGTAGGGCATTACCAGCAGGAATACCGTCACGAGGTACGCCACGCCGGTGTAGAACGCGGCGCGCAGCGGGTTGCGGGCGTCGCCCTCGGTGCGTGTCGCGAGGAATTCCGAAGCGGCCATCGACATCGCCGCCGCGATCCCCGTGACGAGTCCCGCCAGCGCAACCAGCCGCAGGTTCTGGAACGCGAAAGTGAGGCCGGCCAGTGCGCCGGTCAGCTCCACGAGCGCGTCGTTGAGGCCGAGCACCATCGAGCCAGTGTACTGTAATCGCTCCTCGTCAAGCATCCCCAGCAGGTGCTGCTCGTGCGCCTCCTCCTCCTCCATGATTGGCCGCGCGGCGGGGATTACATCGATGATGCTGCGATATTCGGCGGCGATGTTCACCTCGTCGCGCTCAAGCAGGTTGACGCAGAAGGTGATGCCAAAGAGCCGCGCCAGCAGCGAGAACCACGCTACACGCAGCCGTGACGGCGCCACCTTCTGGCCGGAGTACTCCTTCCAGAACTCGTAGTGCCGCACCTCGTCTTCGGCAATCTGCTGCAGCACCTTGCGGTTGGCGGGATTGCGCTCGCGCTGCGCCAGCCGCTCGTAGATGCGTGCCTCGGTCAGCTCCAGGTACTGGAACCGCAGCACCTGCTTCAGCGTCGCCGCGTCAAGCTCCATCATCTTCCCAGCGCGGGGCAGTTTTCACCCCTTGCCCCGCACGGGCAGCAAAGCGCAGCGCGTCAACACCAGCTCCGGCCAGCGCTCGCGCGGATTGGCGTCGAGCACCGCCTGCGGCAGTCCGAAGGCGCAGAAGTCAAACTCCGCCTCGTCCAGCACGCTTGCGTCCTCCGTGACCAGCCCCGCCAGCTCCGGCGGCGGCTCGCCGAAGGCGACCCACGCCACCGCCTCGATCACCGGCGTCAGCCCGGCGCGGGCGATGGCGCGCGAGACCTGCCGCTGACCGGTCAGGTAGAGCAGCACTTCGCTGGCGCGGGTGTGCGAGAGTGCGTAGCCGCCGTCGTGCGCGCGCTGTGCCAGCTCGGCCGCCTGATGCAGGTGCAGCGCGCCGCACACCGCACGTGCGTCGGCGAGCGCCAGCCGTGGGCCGAGCAGCTCCCTGAGCGCTGCGTCGCTGCCTGCTGCACAGCGGCCGCCCCCGACGGTGAAATCCACGCTGGCGCAGGCAGGGGATATTATATATCCGGCAGCACCATCGCGACGTCCCATGGCCGACGGCGACGAACAGACATCCCAGCTTGAGGGCGCGCTGGCGCAGGAGCAACAGCGGCTCGAGAAGCTGTGGGATGCATACGAGCAGCAGGAGCAGGACCTGAACGCATCGCTGGACCGCATCAACCGGCTGGAATCCGACCTGGAGACCAAGCAGGCGATGGTCCAGTCACTCGAGGAGCTGCTAGGCGAACGCGACAGCCACATCCGCGAGCTCGAAATCGAGCGGCAGCGGCAGGCGAAGGTCGAAGCGGAATACGCGCCGCGCGTGGATTCGCTCGAGGAAAAGGTCGCCGACCAGACCGAAAAGTATGACCGGCTGCTCTCGATTACGCAGGAGATGGAGGAAGAGCTCGAGTTCGCCAAGCAGGCGGTCCGGGCGCGCGACGGCTGGTTCAACCAGAACGTCAGCAGCCTCGAAGCGATTGCCGCAGTCGCGAAGGAATGGCGTTCAATCCAGTCGGGCAATTTCCCCGCCCCCAGCAGTGGCGGCGGCCCGGGCGGCTCGAAGGCGGACTTCATCTCCGCCGCCTCCAAAATCAAGGGGCTCGGCAAAGTGAAGGCGGAGCAGCTCTACGACGGCGGCTTCCACACTATCGAAACTCTCAAGGCCGCCTCATTCGATGACATTAGCGGCGTCAGCGGCTTCACCAAGCTGACCGCGCAGAAAATCGTCGACGGCGCCAAGTCGCTCTAGAGCGCGAGAAAGCTGCGCACTAGCTGCTCGTTGCGAACCTCGGGGTGAAACAGCACTCCCCACGCCGGCAGCTCGCGGTGCCGCACCACTTGCGCGCACTCCTCCGATCGCGCCAGCACTTCCAGCCGCGCACCGGGCTCCACCGCATGGCGATGCAACGCGAAGGCTTCGAAGCGGCTGGCGCAGAGCGGATTCTCCGCCAGCGTCTCGACCGCGACCATCCCGATTTCGCGCTGCGCGATTATTTTGCCGCCGCAAGCGGCCGCCAGCAGCTGCATCCCGGAGCAGACCGCCAACAGCGGCAGGCCAGCCTCCAGCAACCGCTTGACCGCGCCTATTTCTTTTAAATATTGGTCATCCTGAAGCGCAGTCCCCGCCAGCAGGATGTGCGACACCGCCTCCGGGACGCCATCCAGCATGCCGAGACGGACGCTTTCGACCGTCGCACCGGTCTCGCGCACGATGCGCTCAAGCGGCGCGACGAACTCCGCCTCGCTCAGCGGCTCGACGCAGGTGGAGACGAGCAGCACGCTCACGCGAGCACCGCCTTGCGAATCTGTAGCCGGCCGGCGCCGGCGCGAAACTCCGGGCGCGTCTCGAGCAACCGCAGCCGCTGGCGGAAGAGCGGCGCGCCGAGCACCAGTGTCTCCAACTCGCCTCCCTCGCCGGCCGGGTTCAGCCTGTAGCGGTCCGCAAGTGCCAGCAGCCCGTCGACCGCCGTGCGGTCCAGCCTGCGGCCGAGCCACTCCGGGCCAAGGCCGTCGGCCGCGACCGCAGTCACGATGACCTCGTAGCGCTCGGCGAGCAGCGTCTCGAGCAGCTGCGGCTGCGGCAGCTGCCAGAGCGGGTTGAAACACCAAAGTCCCAAGTCGGCGCAAGCGCGCTGGATGCGCGTCGCCTGGTAGGTCGACGCGAGTGCGCCGGTGACAACGCCGGCGATGCCGGTTTCGCGCTGCGCGCGCGCCAGCAGTGCCTGCATGTCAGCCAGCTCCGCCTCCGGCTCGCCCTCCATCGCGGCGGTGAGCTGCGGCACGCCGAGCGCCTCGGCCTGTAGCGCAGTCCACTCCAGCGCCGGGGTGTGGAACATCCAGCTGTCGTCGCGCTCAGGCAGCAGCGTCAGCAGGCACGCCACTTCGTGGCCGGCCGCGACGGCGCGGTGCAGCGCAAGGCAGGAGTCCTTGCCGCCCGAGAAGAGCACGCCGAGCTTCATCGCCGTTTCCGCTTCGCGATGAGGTAAACCTCACTCGACGCCTTGCGCGACGCCTCGGACGAGAGCGTGCGCACCGAGCCGAACTCCGCCTGCACCTCGGCGCGGTACTGCTGGAAGTCTTCGCCCTCGAACACCTTGACCGCAAAACAGCGCGCGTGGCGCTCGCTGGCGACAGCGAGCGCCAGTTCCGCGAGCTCGATTGAACGCGCCTGGTCGACCGAATAGTTGCCGCTCAGATCGGGGCTCATGTCGGAGATGACGACCGCGGCGGTCGGCGCCAGCTCGCCGAGCTGGCGGCGCAATTCTGCGTCGCGCAAATCCCCCTGCAGGAACTCGACGCCCTCGAGCGGGGCGATGTGCGCCAGGTCAATGCCGATGACGCGACCCTCGGGGCCGACCATTTCCTGCGCCACCTGGCTCCAGCCTCCCGGCGCGGCGCCCAGATCCAGGACGGTGTCGCCCTTGCGGAAGAGCTGGCTGCGCCGCTGGATTTCCTGCAGTTTGTAGGCCGAGCGCG
The window above is part of the Candidatus Poseidoniia archaeon genome. Proteins encoded here:
- a CDS encoding RlmE family RNA methyltransferase, coding for MPGRGRRGSDGFQRRARREGYRARSAYKLQEIQRRSQLFRKGDTVLDLGAAPGGWSQVAQEMVGPEGRVIGIDLAHIAPLEGVEFLQGDLRDAELRRQLGELAPTAAVVISDMSPDLSGNYSVDQARSIELAELALAVASERHARCFAVKVFEGEDFQQYRAEVQAEFGSVRTLSSEASRKASSEVYLIAKRKRR
- a CDS encoding peroxiredoxin encodes the protein MADEQAEMGQPAPEFEGAAIRWNPRKKRFEERLVSLVENCKRGHWTVLFFYPRDFSGLCPTELHALNRRLRDFEQAGAQVIGCSTDSKQSHQAWMERPRTRGGIDKLGYPLLEDPSLRTSRAYGVLDERAGMALRGTFIIDDRSIVRAYSVYPAGTGRNIDEIVRLLQALQTGKSCPASWRPGRKTL
- a CDS encoding gamma-glutamyl-gamma-aminobutyrate hydrolase family protein (Members of this family of hydrolases with an active site Cys residue belong to MEROPS family C26.); this encodes MSVLLVSTCVEPLSEAEFVAPLERIVRETGATVESVRLGMLDGVPEAVSHILLAGTALQDDQYLKEIGAVKRLLEAGLPLLAVCSGMQLLAAACGGKIIAQREIGMVAVETLAENPLCASRFEAFALHRHAVEPGARLEVLARSEECAQVVRHRELPAWGVLFHPEVRNEQLVRSFLAL
- a CDS encoding VOC family protein; translated protein: MGFAHTSITVRDMEASIAFYERWLGMRLERRHPIESTRADIAFLEDPATGALLELTWWWDKQDWNAGDELDHLAFYVPDVAALVAEARKAGVEIAKEPYSLPGSATKLAFLKDPNGIWIELIERTGKG
- a CDS encoding diphthine--ammonia ligase: MKLGVLFSGGKDSCLALHRAVAAGHEVACLLTLLPERDDSWMFHTPALEWTALQAEALGVPQLTAAMEGEPEAELADMQALLARAQRETGIAGVVTGALASTYQATRIQRACADLGLWCFNPLWQLPQPQLLETLLAERYEVIVTAVAADGLGPEWLGRRLDRTAVDGLLALADRYRLNPAGEGGELETLVLGAPLFRQRLRLLETRPEFRAGAGRLQIRKAVLA
- a CDS encoding aquaporin; protein product: MKAVSAEVMGTFFLVFIGLTAFGALGGGFEGAFAFGVTLMVLMHVMGPISGCHLNPAVSIGNFMSNKMSQDDAIAYVLAQIGGAFIGFAAIGGTFSVLTGDMFALGAAAVGTAFFVLVLLSTSDPWAVGGTLFVVTAMAGGFNEVNPGVLAGGGLHTVVLVDNGEITTSATYAMVGGVIGAVAGWAVKDNVLD
- the cgi121 gene encoding KEOPS complex subunit Cgi121 yields the protein MDFTVGGGRCAAGSDAALRELLGPRLALADARAVCGALHLHQAAELAQRAHDGGYALSHTRASEVLLYLTGQRQVSRAIARAGLTPVIEAVAWVAFGEPPPELAGLVTEDASVLDEAEFDFCAFGLPQAVLDANPRERWPELVLTRCALLPVRGKG
- a CDS encoding YqaJ viral recombinase family protein is translated as MVSSATIQLIKKDLEVSSDAKQKSNQWLEYRSNFLTASDVAVALNQSPFKSPEDLLIEKLGKKPDVDIDEEIVAWGNKYEEEAIQKYEKYYNCTVERELNLLNNQK
- a CDS encoding DegT/DnrJ/EryC1/StrS family aminotransferase encodes the protein MISIAKPLIGDEEQREVARVLGSGSLAQGPEVAAFEAEFAAYCGTKHALATTNGTTALHLALLAAGVGPGDEVITTPFSFFASASSIRMAGAKPVFVDLERDGYTLDPAAVAAAITPRTKAVMPVHLYGELCDMDALREACAAVPIIEDACQAHGADAGGRAGSHGLAGCFSFYPTKNMTTGEGGMVTTDDDEVAAAVVQLRAHGQGERYEHLQLGFNYRMTDIAAAIGRVQLRKLDGYNAARRANARRYSAELADCVQVPEERRGHVFHQYTIQSDARDALREHLAQRDIGSGVYYPSLLYEARPLAEFAAPTPRAAALPARVLSLPVHPGLSEDDVGTVIEAVRDFAPTA
- a CDS encoding VIT1/CCC1 family protein codes for the protein MELDAATLKQVLRFQYLELTEARIYERLAQRERNPANRKVLQQIAEDEVRHYEFWKEYSGQKVAPSRLRVAWFSLLARLFGITFCVNLLERDEVNIAAEYRSIIDVIPAARPIMEEEEAHEQHLLGMLDEERLQYTGSMVLGLNDALVELTGALAGLTFAFQNLRLVALAGLVTGIAAAMSMAASEFLATRTEGDARNPLRAAFYTGVAYLVTVFLLVMPYLALRPDSPELLGLSVLHQALGATLLIGVGIVGAFNYYVSVAQNQPFRRRFLEMCAISGGVALLSYGVAIVLRGYFDISL
- a CDS encoding helix-hairpin-helix domain-containing protein → MADGDEQTSQLEGALAQEQQRLEKLWDAYEQQEQDLNASLDRINRLESDLETKQAMVQSLEELLGERDSHIRELEIERQRQAKVEAEYAPRVDSLEEKVADQTEKYDRLLSITQEMEEELEFAKQAVRARDGWFNQNVSSLEAIAAVAKEWRSIQSGNFPAPSSGGGPGGSKADFISAASKIKGLGKVKAEQLYDGGFHTIETLKAASFDDISGVSGFTKLTAQKIVDGAKSL